From the genome of Bartonella sp. M0283:
GAACCGTTATTTTCGGCGCCATGAAACCCGACGCTTGGATTCATTTTCCCCGAATTTTCCCCGCCGGTTTTTGTCGGGCTTTCTGCTTTGTTTTTCTTTTCATCTTCTTGGTTGCCAGCCGGAATTTTTGCCTCTTCAGGTGCTAACAAAGCAATATGTCCATCCATCAAGGCAATTTCTATATCTTTGGTGTGGATGCGCATTTTTTCTGTATTGTCGTTTCCAGCATTCGCAAAACTACAGGAAAGGCCGAAAAAAAGGCCGGCAATAACAAGAGCAGACATCTTCAAGAGGGAAAATGAAAAGCAAAAAAATGGCAAGGCTTGCAAGCGGCAAACGCCCGCCCGTTGTGCGCGAATATCTCCTGCCTTTTCAGCCGGAACAATTCCCGTCCTTTCAGCCGGAACAATTCCCGTCCTTTCAACCGTAACAATTCCCGCCCGTTTAGCCGGAACATTTTCTGCCTGTTCTGCCCGAATATCTCCCGCCCGTTCAGCCGGAACAATTCCCGCTCTTTCTCCCCTAACAATTCCCATTCTTTCTACCCGAACATTTACCCCCTGTTTTTCCCTCACAAAGCGGGGGCTTGAAATAAACCGGCGTGTTCCGGAGAAGCAGCTTTCCAAACTTCGGGCTTCCGCCAAATTTTCAAGTTTTGCCAAAGCCAAAGATTTTTCACGAACAAAAACAATTGCCTGAAAAAGAGCGTTTTCCAGAGTTAAAGAATTTGCCGGAGCAAAAACATTCTTTGTAAAAAGGCCATTTGCCGGAAACAGGGAAGGCCGGTTTTTAAAAAACCGGCACATGATGTTTTTGATGTTTTTCATCAAACGCGAACTTTCAAAATTAATTCTGTCCTTCAAGACTTCATCACTCTGTTCATCCGGGCTTTAAAATTGCGAGTTCATGCTCAACCAGAGGCGGCGGCCTTCCACCACATCATTGAACTGGTCAACACCGACACTTTTGTCAAACAGGTTGTAGATTGCGGCATTCAGTTTGACATTTTCGGAAAAAGCGTAAGAACCGCCAATATCGAAGGTGACATAATCGTCATATTCACGGCCGACAATTTTGCCGTTTTTGTAAACCGCCTTACCGGCACTACCGGTTCTAAAACCCGCATTGGTTTCCTTGCCGTGATAGGTTGCAGCCGCAAAACTTTCGAGCTTTTCAATCGGTGTTTGCCATTCGGCTCGCAGATTGGCCATGTGTTTTGGCGTTCTTGCCAAAGGCAGCCCCTCATAATCGCCGCTCTTTTGTTCGGAATGGGTGTAGGTATAGTTGGAACGGATAGTCAAAACATCAATCGGTTTCCACGAACCGGTAAGCTCCACCCCTTGCATCACAGCATCGTCGATATTGAGGTTTTCATAAAGCACATAATTCGGGTCAACCGACCATTCAACCGGCTTGCCATTGCTATCCAGAACCTGCCGGTTGGTGATTTTGTCTTTGAAATCGGTGTAGAAATAGGTTGCCCCCAATTCGAGATTATCAAGATTGTCCCAAATGGCAGAAAATTCATAAGAGGTACTTTTTTCAGCTTCCAGATTGTCGGCACCGATAATCACACCGCAGCGGTTGCGCCCTTTCGGGGGATTGCGCCCGTAAAAGCAGTTACCACCTCCGGTGGTATAAGCATATCCGGGTGCAATTTCACGAATTTCCGGTGCTTTGAAGCCGGTTGAAACACCGCCTTTGAAAACCAGATTGTCGGTGGCATGCCAAACAGCATAACCGCGCGGGCTCCAATGTTCGCCATAAATCTGGTGGTGGTCCATACGCACCCCGCCGGTTAGCGAGAATGTATCGGTGAGCCACCATTCATCTTCGGCAAAACCGGCCCATTGTTCAATGGTAAATTCTTCATCAAGTCCGGTGCGCATACCGGGGTTCTGGTCGGTCAATGCCCCTCGGTTGAATTGCCCGCCGGTTACCAATGTGTGGCGGCCAAAAATGTCGAACGGGGTGGTAAATTTGCCATCGACAACGGTGTTTCGTATTTCCGGCGAACGCAAATTGGCAACATAATCATGGGTCGGGCTGTCCCATGTGTAATTGGTGCGGCTTGCGGTTTTCTGCAACACGGAAAAATCGGCAGTGGTAAAGCCGTAACGGCCGGTATAGCCGACAACCCAATGGTCACGATCATTCTTGTTATAAGTGTCAACAGGTGCGCGGCTGATATTTTCGGTTCGCTCGATATTGTGGCCCACCGAACTATAGCGGCGCACTCTTGTGTGACCGGCTTCAAAGGTGAGGTCATTGTTTTCGTCCGGTGTTACGGTAACCTTGCCGGTAATGTCGATTTCCTTTTTCTTCGGCGTACCGGAAATAATATCATCTTCCTCGCGTCCCAAACCTCTTCCCCAAAGCTGCAACCCCACAACATCGGGCGCCACAGGGCCGCCAACATAATAGCTTCCTTGAGCGGTATTGCCGAATTTGCTGTACTGGTTTGCCGTGCCATCAATGGTAAAGGAACCGGTCCATTTGTGCGGCACTTTGCGGGTGATAATATTGATAACACCACCCATTGCATCCGAGCCGTAAAGTGACGACATCGGCCCGCGCACAACTTCAATCCGCTCGATTGCGGCAGCCGGCGGAATGAAACTCTGCTCGAAACCGGAATTGCCATTGGTGCGTGCTTCACGCGTACTCTGACGCTTGCCGTCAACCAGAATAAGCGTATAGGCACCGGGAAGCCCGCGAATGAAAATATCCTGTTCGGCCGCTGTCCCCGTCACAGCAACACCTTGAACATTCCTCAAGGCATCGGTCAAATCACGGAACGAACCTTTTTCGATTTCCTCGCGCGGGATCACCGAAATACTGGCCGGTGCATCTTTCACATTCTGCTCGAAGCCGGTCGCACTCACCACCACTTGGCGTAACATTGTGCCTTCATCGGCAAGTGGCGCCTGATTATCAGCCGAAGCCGCAGCAGCAGAATTCGAAGTGGCTTCACTATTTTCACTTTCCGCCTTTTCCCCCGTCGCATTTTGCTTTTTTTTCGCAAGAGAGGGTTTGCTTTGTTTGCCATTTTTGGCAATTTTTACTTCGTTATTGACGGTCTCGGCAAAGGCTGCGCCATCAAAAAATAGGCTCGTTGAAAAAAAACTGCTGCAAGCAAGTGCAACCAACATTTTCCGGCTTGCGCTGAAACTCTTTGCCCCCGAGAGGCTTTCACCCGCACTGAATTCTTTCCCCCGACCGCTTTCGTTTTCCGCTCTGAAACCTTTTGCCCCCGAGAGGCTTTCACCCGCACTGAATTCTTTCCCCCGACTGCTTTCGTTTTCCGCTCTGAAGCTTTGGGTAGCCATGTTTCGGTGGCTTTTCAAAATTTTCTTTTCCGTCATCACATTCTGACAAGCCGAAAATTCCTGATCGTCTGAAAAATGTTCACCCTCAACGCGTCCGGTCGACATACGCAATCCCTCGAATTTTTAAAGTTGATAAAAAAGGTATAGATTGAGAAACAGTTAAAAAAATATTTAAACCTAATGTCAACACTCAAGTTTTAGAATAGTTCAAAATTTCAGTAAAACGTGTTGAATAATAATCACTTAGAAACGAAAAAAAATAAAATTCTAAAATATAGAATGCAACTATCGGCATGTGGATAGTTTTTCATTTATCGTTCTACTATTTATTTATAGGGGTGAAATAAAATATATTTTCGAATCGAAACGGGAATCATCGTTATATTCCAGATAAGACACGAAATTCAGTCGACAGAATAACTGTTATCTTGTTGAAATATTATGAACGACAATCAGAAAAAATAGCAAAAAAGGGCGAGAAAATCGGAGATAAATTTAAAGAAAGTCCATGAAAAGAGCCGAAGAATTTAAACCTCTATAATCCGGCATTATCCGTTCTTTTTCGTTCTTGTCGGTCAAAAATCAGGGCTTTGTGCGCTGCAAGTTTGCAACACGACAATTGATTGAACCGGTTACGATTTGGCTTTTAAAAAACAGGCGGGCAGAACAGAAAAATGGAGAGCGGCTTTTCAAAGTTTGAATTTTCAAAAACCCCGAATTTTTAAAAAACCGGTTTTAAAAAACTGCTTTGGTTTTATGCACGCCACGTTGAAGGCAATAGGCTCTCGATGGGTGATTTTCATTTCCGGCAAGAAACTTCGTAACAGTTTCCAAGGAAAACAAGAAACTTTGTCACACTTTTCAAGGAAACCTGCGTCATTTACCCCAAAGGAGTCTATTCAAGCGTCGTGCCGGTCTTTTTAGCATTTTATAATTTCAGCATTTTATGAAATGCAGAAGTGTGATGAAGTACAAAGTTTTGAAATTTCAGCTTTTTTTATTTTCCTTTATATTGCTTGTCGGTCACTTCTTCCATCCAGTTGGCACTTTTGCCATCAACTGTTTCCTGTATGGCATAATGTGACATTGCCGTGTCGGGGGCTGCACCATGCCAATGTTTTTCACCCGCTTCAAACCAGACAATATCTCCGGCAAAAACTTCTTTCACTTCGCCATTTTCACGGCCGATAAACCCGCGCCCGAATGTGATAATCAAAGCCTGCCCCTTCGGGTGCGTGTGCCAATGCGTGCGTGCTCCGGGCTCGAAGGTGACATGACCGGCAAGAAGGTTTGACCCTTGATGCGGGTCGATTGCCGGATCAAGTCTCACCCGACCGGTAAAAAACTCGTCCGGAACTTTGCCGGAAGGGCGGCTGCCACTTCTTTTAATTTCCATTGTTTTTCTTCCCTGAAATGTAGTTTGGTTATGAGTTCCGGCTTTGCTTTGGATTACAATATTTAAGCGCTGCCAACAAAAACATTCTCCCAAACATTTTTCCCGAACGTTCTTTGAAAGCGCATGAACAGTACCCGCAAAAACACTTTTCCAAACAGTCTTTGAAAGCGCATGAATATTATTGGCTGAAAGCGCATGGGGCTTTGCCGGTTTGGGCTTTTGCTCGCTCGGTCAAGCCAAGCGCCAACAAGTTTTGTTGTGAGCGGGGCTTGTCGTGAGCGGGGCTTGTCGTGAGCGGGGCTTGTTGTGCGCCCCGCTTTCGAGTTTAAAACCTTTTTTCCGGAATGAAGTCTCCCGAACAATACGGCTTTCAGAATGAGGCCATGTCGATGACAAAGCGGTATTTCACATCGCTTTTGAGCATGCGTTCATAAGCCTTGTCGATTTCCTGAGCTTTGATGAGCTCGATATCGGCGGTAATGTTGTGTTTGCCACAAAAATCCAGCATTTCCTGTGTTTCGGCAATGCCGCCAATGCAAGAGCCGGCAAACGAACGACGTGCCATAATGAGGTTGAAAACGCCAACCGGCAAAGGTTCGGCCGGTGCACCAACCTGCACCAATGTGCCATTGACTTTAAGAAGGTCGAGATAAGCGTCGATATTGTGCTTGGCCGCAATGGTGTCGATAATAAGATCAAGCGTTTTTGCCGCTTTTGCTAGGTTTTCGCTGTCGCGTGTCAAAACCACATGATGGGCACCAAGACGACGCGCATCGGCTTCTTTGGAAGGCGAGGTGGTGAGCATCGTCACGTCAGCCCCCATAGCGTGGGCAAGTTTCACCGCCATATGACCCAAACCGCCAAGACCGGCAACGCCCACTTTCATGCCTTTTCCCGCTTTCCAGTGGCGCAATGGCGAATAGGTGGTGATACCTGCGCAAAGGAGCGGTGCTGCTCCTGCAAGATCAAGATTTTCCGGTACCGACAAAACAAAATTGTCGTTCACCACAATGCGTTTGGAATAGCCGCCGAACGTATAACGGTCTTTTCCGGTCTCAGGGTCTGGGCTGTTATAGGTAAGGGTGTTGCCTTTTTCGCAATATTGTTCAAGTCCCGCACGGCAGCAATCGCACGTTCCGCAGGAATTGACCATGCAGCCCACACCCACCGTGTCACCTTCTTTGAAACGGGTTACTTTTTTACCCA
Proteins encoded in this window:
- a CDS encoding TonB-dependent receptor domain-containing protein; its protein translation is MSTGRVEGEHFSDDQEFSACQNVMTEKKILKSHRNMATQSFRAENESSRGKEFSAGESLSGAKGFRAENESGRGKEFSAGESLSGAKSFSASRKMLVALACSSFFSTSLFFDGAAFAETVNNEVKIAKNGKQSKPSLAKKKQNATGEKAESENSEATSNSAAAASADNQAPLADEGTMLRQVVVSATGFEQNVKDAPASISVIPREEIEKGSFRDLTDALRNVQGVAVTGTAAEQDIFIRGLPGAYTLILVDGKRQSTREARTNGNSGFEQSFIPPAAAIERIEVVRGPMSSLYGSDAMGGVINIITRKVPHKWTGSFTIDGTANQYSKFGNTAQGSYYVGGPVAPDVVGLQLWGRGLGREEDDIISGTPKKKEIDITGKVTVTPDENNDLTFEAGHTRVRRYSSVGHNIERTENISRAPVDTYNKNDRDHWVVGYTGRYGFTTADFSVLQKTASRTNYTWDSPTHDYVANLRSPEIRNTVVDGKFTTPFDIFGRHTLVTGGQFNRGALTDQNPGMRTGLDEEFTIEQWAGFAEDEWWLTDTFSLTGGVRMDHHQIYGEHWSPRGYAVWHATDNLVFKGGVSTGFKAPEIREIAPGYAYTTGGGNCFYGRNPPKGRNRCGVIIGADNLEAEKSTSYEFSAIWDNLDNLELGATYFYTDFKDKITNRQVLDSNGKPVEWSVDPNYVLYENLNIDDAVMQGVELTGSWKPIDVLTIRSNYTYTHSEQKSGDYEGLPLARTPKHMANLRAEWQTPIEKLESFAAATYHGKETNAGFRTGSAGKAVYKNGKIVGREYDDYVTFDIGGSYAFSENVKLNAAIYNLFDKSVGVDQFNDVVEGRRLWLSMNSQF
- a CDS encoding cupin domain-containing protein, which encodes MEIKRSGSRPSGKVPDEFFTGRVRLDPAIDPHQGSNLLAGHVTFEPGARTHWHTHPKGQALIITFGRGFIGRENGEVKEVFAGDIVWFEAGEKHWHGAAPDTAMSHYAIQETVDGKSANWMEEVTDKQYKGK
- a CDS encoding NAD(P)-dependent alcohol dehydrogenase; amino-acid sequence: MFTCDAFAVDGPDKTFHPFTFERRDPLDHDVDIEIRYCGVCHSDLHTARSDWAGTLYPCVPGHEIVGKVRRVGKKVTRFKEGDTVGVGCMVNSCGTCDCCRAGLEQYCEKGNTLTYNSPDPETGKDRYTFGGYSKRIVVNDNFVLSVPENLDLAGAAPLLCAGITTYSPLRHWKAGKGMKVGVAGLGGLGHMAVKLAHAMGADVTMLTTSPSKEADARRLGAHHVVLTRDSENLAKAAKTLDLIIDTIAAKHNIDAYLDLLKVNGTLVQVGAPAEPLPVGVFNLIMARRSFAGSCIGGIAETQEMLDFCGKHNITADIELIKAQEIDKAYERMLKSDVKYRFVIDMASF